The genomic interval GATGGACGACGACGAGATCGATTACTTCGCACAGTACGACACTGTCATGGGCAAACTCGACAGCGCCGGCGTCGAGGACGGCGTCCTCTCTGTCGAGGGCACTGACTTCGAGGCCGGTGTCTTCCACGAGACCGACCCGACCCAGCTCCCCTGGGACGACCTCGATGTCGATGTCGCCTTCGAGGCCACGGGCATCTTCCGCACCAAGGAAGACGCCAGCCAGCACCTCGAAGCGGGCGCCGACAAGGTGCTGATCTCGGCGCCCCCGAAGGGCGAGGAGCCGGTCAAACAGCTCGTCTACGGCGTCAATCACGACGAGTACGACGGCGAGGATGTCGTCTCGAACGCCTCCTGTACGACCAACTCCATCACGCCCGTCGCGAAGGTGCTCGACGACGAGTTCGGCATCGAGGCCGGGCAGCTGACGACCGTCCACGCCTACACCGGCTCGCAGAACCTGATGGACGGCCCCAACAGCAAGCCCCGGCGCCGCCGTGCGGCCGCCGAGAACATCATCCCGACCTCGACGGGCGCCGCGCAGGCGACCACCGAGGTCCTGCCCGAACTGGAGGGCAAGCTCGACGGCATGGCCATCCGCGTCCCGGTCCCGAACGGTTCGATCACGGAGTTCGTCGTCGACCTCGACGAGGACGTGACCGAGGCGGATGTCAACGCCGCCTTCGAGGACGCCGCCGCCGGCGAACTGGCGGGCGTGCTGGGCGTCACCGACGAGGACATCGTCTCCTCGGACATCCTCGGTGACCCCTACTCCTCCCAGGTCGATCTCGGCTCGACGAACGTCGTCAACGGGATGACGAAGATCCTGACCTGGTACGACAACGAGTACGGCTTCTCGTGCCGGATGCTCGATGTCGCGCAGTACATCACCGAGCAGTAACGCTGTCGCTCGGTAGCACGTTTTTCTGCGATCGGACGCCGACCGATAGTGTCGCGTTCCGTCAGGTCTCGACAGTGAAACCTTCGTCTGCGAGGGCCGCACGGAGTCGGTCCCCGTGCTCGCCCTGGAGTTCGATGCGGTCCTCGGCGACGG from Haloarcula pelagica carries:
- the gap gene encoding type I glyceraldehyde-3-phosphate dehydrogenase; translated protein: MSDPVRVGLNGFGRIGRNVFRASLENDNVEIVGINDVMDDDEIDYFAQYDTVMGKLDSAGVEDGVLSVEGTDFEAGVFHETDPTQLPWDDLDVDVAFEATGIFRTKEDASQHLEAGADKVLISAPPKGEEPVKQLVYGVNHDEYDGEDVVSNASCTTNSITPVAKVLDDEFGIEAGQLTTVHAYTGSQNLMDGPNSKPRRRRAAAENIIPTSTGAAQATTEVLPELEGKLDGMAIRVPVPNGSITEFVVDLDEDVTEADVNAAFEDAAAGELAGVLGVTDEDIVSSDILGDPYSSQVDLGSTNVVNGMTKILTWYDNEYGFSCRMLDVAQYITEQ